The Gemmatimonadales bacterium genome includes a region encoding these proteins:
- a CDS encoding 4Fe-4S dicluster domain-containing protein translates to MPPAVAQRIAVVDPEVCDACGLCMPLCPPEAIHMTRRGLVVHGPTCTGCEKCIAPCPVGALTMVDARR, encoded by the coding sequence ATGCCCCCGGCCGTGGCGCAGCGCATCGCCGTCGTGGACCCCGAGGTCTGCGACGCGTGCGGCCTGTGCATGCCGCTGTGCCCGCCGGAGGCCATCCATATGACCCGCCGGGGGTTGGTGGTGCACGGCCCCACCTGTACCGGGTGCGAGAAGTGCATCGCTCCCTGCCCCGTCGGCGCCCTCACGATGGTCGATGCCCGCCGTTGA
- a CDS encoding rod shape-determining protein: MRLTSWKPGSWLPANEIAVDLGTANTLVYVRGEGIVLNEPSVVALEKTTGRIKGIGLEAKRMLGRTPDGIQAVRPLKDGVIADFDVTEKMLRYFLASIINKHVFRVKPRVIVCVPSGITEVEKRAVRDSAQSAGAKEVYMVAEPMAAAIGVGLPIETPTGNMVIDIGGGTTEIAVIALSGIVCDASIRIAGDEMDTAIVQHMRKNHNVLIGEPTAERIKIQIGSAAPVGEEQEMEVKGRDLVSGIPKTVTVRSDEIRAALMEPMQQIVDAVRRALEITPPELASDIVDRGIVMTGGGSLIRGLDVLLSHETGLPIHVDEDPLTCVVRGTGRILDDPEKYRTVLTT, from the coding sequence ATGCGCTTGACGTCCTGGAAACCGGGGTCCTGGCTCCCCGCCAACGAGATTGCCGTGGACCTCGGCACCGCGAACACGCTCGTCTACGTGCGCGGTGAAGGCATCGTCCTCAACGAGCCGTCGGTCGTGGCGCTCGAGAAGACCACCGGTCGCATCAAGGGCATCGGGCTCGAGGCCAAGCGCATGCTCGGCCGGACGCCCGACGGGATCCAGGCGGTGCGCCCGCTCAAGGATGGCGTGATCGCGGATTTCGACGTGACCGAGAAGATGCTGCGCTACTTCCTGGCGTCGATCATCAACAAGCACGTCTTCCGCGTGAAGCCGCGGGTGATCGTGTGCGTGCCGAGCGGGATCACCGAGGTCGAGAAGCGGGCGGTGCGGGACAGCGCGCAGTCGGCGGGGGCGAAGGAAGTGTACATGGTGGCGGAGCCGATGGCGGCGGCCATCGGCGTGGGCCTGCCGATCGAGACGCCGACCGGCAACATGGTCATCGACATCGGCGGCGGCACCACCGAGATCGCGGTGATCGCGCTGTCGGGCATCGTGTGCGACGCGTCGATCCGCATCGCGGGCGACGAGATGGACACGGCGATCGTCCAGCACATGCGCAAGAACCACAACGTGCTGATCGGCGAGCCGACGGCCGAGCGCATCAAGATCCAGATCGGCAGCGCGGCGCCCGTGGGCGAGGAGCAGGAGATGGAGGTGAAGGGCCGCGACCTGGTGTCGGGCATCCCCAAGACGGTGACGGTGCGCTCCGACGAGATCCGCGCGGCGCTCATGGAGCCGATGCAGCAGATCGTGGACGCGGTGCGCCGGGCGCTGGAGATCACGCCGCCCGAGCTGGCCAGCGACATCGTGGACCGGGGGATCGTCATGACGGGGGGCGGCTCCCTCATCCGCGGCCTCGACGTCCTCCTCTCGCACGAGACCGGGTTGCCCATCCACGTGGACGAGGACCCGCTGACCTGCGTGGTGCGGGGCACCGGGCGCATCCTCGACGATCCCGAGAAGTACCGCACCGTCCTGACGACCTGA
- the mreC gene encoding rod shape-determining protein MreC, which yields MTIGAERYGSRADTVAFVACLVVALVTLALPEALRAPIAAAMRRSVLLPAVTLESRVAASRAQRQAVLVLRAERDSFALAASQVPELVTEIAELRALLRLRARLGSGFVTAEVLHQSGLTDGLTLLLSAGRRAGVTPLAPVVSPTGLVGMVTTVDPRSSVVMAWSHPDFRASAMTARGRVFGIVSARRGERAGEVMEFRGVPYRERLPAGTLIVTSGLGGVFPRGIPLGTIEGMLSEAEGWERTYLVRPAAHPAQVTHVLVLKPGAFSDTLAAAFRAPAAADTATAPADSS from the coding sequence GTGACGATCGGGGCTGAGCGGTACGGGTCGCGGGCCGACACGGTCGCCTTCGTGGCCTGCCTCGTGGTTGCGCTCGTCACCCTCGCCCTGCCGGAGGCCCTGCGGGCGCCGATCGCCGCCGCGATGCGCCGCAGCGTCCTGCTGCCGGCCGTGACCCTCGAATCCCGCGTCGCCGCCTCCCGCGCGCAGCGCCAGGCCGTGCTCGTGCTGCGGGCCGAGCGCGACTCGTTCGCGCTGGCGGCCTCCCAGGTCCCCGAGCTGGTGACCGAGATCGCCGAGCTGCGCGCGCTGCTCCGCCTCAGGGCGCGGCTCGGGAGCGGATTCGTGACCGCCGAGGTCCTCCACCAGTCCGGGCTCACCGACGGCCTGACCCTGCTGCTGTCGGCCGGGCGCCGGGCGGGCGTCACGCCGCTCGCGCCCGTCGTCTCGCCGACCGGCCTGGTCGGCATGGTGACCACGGTCGACCCGCGCTCGTCGGTCGTCATGGCGTGGTCCCATCCCGACTTTCGCGCCAGCGCGATGACCGCGCGGGGCCGGGTCTTCGGCATCGTCTCCGCGCGCCGCGGCGAGCGCGCGGGCGAGGTGATGGAGTTCCGCGGCGTCCCCTACCGGGAGCGGCTGCCGGCCGGAACCCTGATCGTCACCTCCGGGCTCGGCGGCGTCTTCCCGCGGGGCATCCCGCTCGGGACCATCGAGGGCATGCTGAGCGAGGCGGAGGGCTGGGAGCGCACCTACCTCGTCCGGCCCGCGGCCCACCCGGCGCAGGTCACCCACGTGCTCGTGCTGAAGCCGGGCGCGTTCAGCGACACCCTCGCGGCGGCCTTCCGCGCCCCCGCCGCGGCCGACACCGCGACGGCGCCGGCCGACAGCTCGTGA